Proteins encoded by one window of Cloeon dipterum chromosome 4, ieCloDipt1.1, whole genome shotgun sequence:
- the Etf-QO gene encoding electron transfer flavoprotein-ubiquinone oxidoreductase, mitochondrial, whose protein sequence is MAAAVRLLLADPASQMLRLAKRFSSTTAKITTHYTVVPRDNDPRWKDVNMERFEDQADVVIVGGGPAGLSAAIRLKQLADTNGKEMRICVVEKASEMGGHTLSGACIETRALDELIPDWKDKGCPLTTPVKEDKFALLTESGRIPIPILPGMPMYNHGNYVVRLGHLVKWLGEQAEGMGIELYPGYAASEVLYHEDGSVKGIATNDVGIAKDGSPKEVFERGMELHAKCTIFAEGCHGHLTKQLANKFNLRDKAEPQSYGIGLKEVWEIDPAKHSPGRVEHTVGWPLDKNTYGGSFLYHLNEDTPLVAVGFVVALDYTNPYLSPFREFQRFKTHPSVRSTFEGGKRIAYGARALNEGGYQAIPKLTFPGGCLIGCTAGFLNVPKIKGTHTAMKSGMLAAESAYEIVADENTPTDKGLEPVKYEEALRNSYVFQELYSARNVRPSFHTKLGLYGGLMYTGLFYLIARGKEPWTLSHGGADHTKLKPAKDCKPIEYPKADGKISFDLLESVALTGTNHEGDQPAHLTLLNDDQPVNHNLAIYDGPEGRFCPAGVYEYVPLEEGDGMRLQINAQNCIHCKTCDIKDPGQNINWVVPEGGGGPAYNGM, encoded by the exons ATGGCGGCTGCAGTCAGGTTGCTCCTGGCAGATCCag CAAGTCAAATGCTACGACTGGCGAAAAGATTTAGTTCAACAACTGCAAAAATCACTACACACTACACAGTTGTTCCTCGGGACAACGACCCTAGGTGGAAAG ATGTGAATATGGAGAGATTTGAAGACCAGGCTGACGTAGTTATAGTCGGTGGAGGACCTGCAGGATTGTCTGCAGCTATAAGACTGAAACAACTCGCAGACACCAATGGGAAAGAGATGCGAATTTGCGTTGTTGAAAAGGCATCTGAAATGG GTGGACACACGCTCTCTGGTGCTTGCATCGAGACCAGAGCGCTGGACGAACTCATTCCTGACTGGAAAGACAAAGGTTGCCCATTGACGACGCCAGTCAAAGAGGACAAATTTGCTCTGCTAACTGAATCGGGACGCATCCCAATCCCTATCCTGCctg GAATGCCTATGTACAATCACGGCAACTACGTTGTACGGCTCGGCCATCTGGTTAAATGGCTTGGAGAGCAGGCTGAAGGAATGGGAATCGAACTGTACCCTGGCTACGCCGCATCTGAGGTTTTGTATCACGAGGATGGCTCTGTCAAAGGTATTGCCACCAACGACGTGGGAATTGCCAAGGATGGATCTCCTAAG GAAGTGTTTGAGCGCGGAATGGAGCTTCATGCCAAGTGCACTATTTTCGCTGAAGGCTGCCACGGCCATTTAACCAAGCAGCTTGCCAACAAATTCAACTTGCGTGATAAGGCTGAGCCGCAATCATACGGCATTGGACTGAAGGAAGTTTGGGAAATCGACCCAGCCAAGCATAGCCCTGGCCGCGTCGAGCACACCGTTGGCTGGCCACTg GACAAAAACACGTATGGAGGTTCCTTCCTGTACCACCTGAACGAGGACACTCCTTTGGTAGCCGTTGGTTTTGTTGTTGCCCTCGACTACACAAATCCGTACCTCAGCCCCTTCCGCGAGTTCCAGCGCTTCAAGACCCACCCTTCAGTACGATCTACATTTGAAGGTGGAAAAAG GATTGCCTATGGTGCCCGTGCTTTGAATGAGGGTGGCTACCAAGCCATTCCCAAGCTCACGTTCCCAGGCGGATGTTTGATTGGCTGCACGGctggatttttaaatgtgccCAAAATCAAGGGAACCCACACAGCCATGAAGAGTGGAATGCTTGCGGCTGAAAGTGCATATGAAATTGTGGCTGATGAAAATACACCAACGGACAAAG gcttGGAGCCAGTGAAATACGAAGAAGCCCTGAGGAACAGCTACGTTTTCCAGGAGTTGTATTCCGCGAGGAATGTGCGACCATCGTTCCACACCAAACTGGGTCTGTATGGAGGCCTCATGTACACAGGCCTGTTCTATCTGATCGCAAGAGGCAAGGAACCGTGGACCTTGAGCCATGGAG GTGCCGATCACACCAAGCTGAAGCCAGCCAAAGACTGCAAACCGATCGAATATCCCAAGGCCGACGGCAAAATCAGTTTTGATTTGCTGGAGTCTGTAGCCTTGACTGGCACCAATCACGAAGGTGACCAGCCAGCTCATCTCACCCTCCTGAATGATGATCAGCCCGTCAATCATAACTTGGCTATTTACGATGGTCCCGAGGGAAGATTTTGTCCTGCAG GAGTCTACGAGTATGTTCCATTAGAGGAGGGTGACGGAATGCGGTTGCAAATTAATGCTCAAAATTGCATACACTGCAAAACATGCGACATCAAGGATCCCGGCCAGAACATCAACTGGGTTGTTCCCGAGGGTGGCGGTGGACCCGCTTATAATGGAATGTAA